From the Sporosarcina luteola genome, one window contains:
- the gap gene encoding type I glyceraldehyde-3-phosphate dehydrogenase has product MTIKMAINGFGRIGRVVMREASKHEEIEIVAVNDLTDAQMLAHLLKYDSVHGIFDAEVGSEEDHLVVDGKKIKVYAEKDPSNLPWGELDVDVVIEATGVFRDEKALMKHIEAGAKKVILSAPAKGDMKTLVMGVNEESYDPENDNIVSNASCTTNCLAPVVKVLQDKFGINKGMMTTVHSYTNDQRILDLPHSDYRRARAAAESMIPTTTGAASAVTKVIPELKGKLDGMAVRVPTPNVSLVDFVAELSTEVTVEDVNAALRKASENELKGILYYNEIPLVSTDYNGNTASSTVDGLSTMVLDNNMVKVIAWYDNETGYSARCIDLVLYMSKKGI; this is encoded by the coding sequence TTGACAATTAAAATGGCTATTAATGGATTTGGACGTATTGGAAGAGTTGTGATGAGGGAAGCAAGTAAGCATGAGGAAATCGAAATCGTTGCAGTAAACGATTTGACGGATGCACAAATGCTAGCGCATCTACTGAAGTATGATTCGGTGCACGGAATTTTTGACGCTGAAGTCGGTTCAGAGGAAGATCATCTTGTAGTCGATGGCAAGAAAATAAAAGTGTACGCTGAAAAGGATCCTTCAAATTTGCCGTGGGGTGAATTGGATGTTGATGTCGTCATCGAAGCGACAGGCGTATTCCGGGATGAAAAAGCGTTGATGAAGCATATTGAAGCGGGTGCGAAAAAAGTTATCTTATCGGCACCGGCAAAAGGGGATATGAAAACGCTCGTTATGGGTGTGAATGAAGAGTCCTATGATCCGGAAAACGACAACATCGTTTCCAATGCATCGTGTACGACAAACTGCCTTGCACCAGTCGTTAAGGTATTACAGGATAAATTCGGTATTAACAAGGGCATGATGACGACAGTTCATTCATACACGAATGACCAACGTATTCTGGATTTGCCGCATTCCGACTATCGACGCGCGCGTGCAGCTGCTGAGTCGATGATTCCTACAACGACAGGCGCCGCTTCAGCAGTGACAAAAGTTATTCCGGAATTGAAAGGAAAATTGGATGGCATGGCAGTCCGTGTTCCAACGCCGAACGTATCCCTCGTCGATTTCGTGGCTGAACTTTCAACAGAAGTGACTGTGGAAGATGTGAATGCCGCATTGAGAAAGGCTTCTGAAAACGAATTGAAGGGCATCCTTTACTATAATGAAATTCCGCTCGTCTCTACGGACTACAACGGAAATACAGCATCTTCTACAGTCGATGGGCTTTCGACAATGGTATTGGACAACAATATGGTGAAGGTCATCGCATGGTATGACAATGAAACAGGCTACTCTGCTCGTTGCATCGATTTGGTTCTTTATATGAGTAAAAAAGGCATCTAA
- a CDS encoding sugar-binding transcriptional regulator, producing MIPKIIEAQRKLVPEMMELLHQRYKVLKFIEIAGPIGRRPLGQMADISERECRNLMETLRTEGLIRIAKEGATITSEGATVLESLRPISDEWTGQALIARKLGELLGIRSVQIVPGDSDEKPAVKSLIGKEAAAEFMNRVGDGHIIAVTGGSSVAAIPRHIHSLENADQLHFIAARGGVGEDIGLQANVIAASFAEASGGTYSSFYYPESLSVEAHEVFKREPTAIQMVELYEKTDCVLHGIGDALRMADLRNTPENECHLLREQGAKGEAFGYYFDDKGKVVHRIRTVGIQTEQLEKVPLIIAVAGGKSKAEAILSYMAGAPRQTILVTDEGAAHAMLEKLEG from the coding sequence TTGATCCCGAAAATTATAGAGGCACAACGAAAGCTTGTGCCAGAAATGATGGAGTTATTACATCAGCGGTACAAAGTTTTGAAGTTCATTGAAATAGCAGGTCCGATTGGACGAAGACCGCTTGGCCAGATGGCGGATATTTCGGAGCGTGAATGTAGGAACTTGATGGAAACGTTGCGAACGGAAGGACTTATCCGAATCGCCAAAGAGGGCGCAACGATTACGAGCGAGGGGGCGACCGTCCTCGAATCGCTCAGACCTATTAGTGACGAATGGACCGGGCAAGCGCTGATTGCAAGGAAACTGGGCGAGTTATTAGGAATCCGAAGCGTACAAATCGTCCCGGGTGATTCGGATGAAAAGCCGGCTGTGAAAAGCCTTATTGGCAAAGAAGCAGCCGCGGAATTCATGAATCGGGTCGGCGACGGCCATATAATTGCCGTGACTGGCGGTAGTTCGGTAGCTGCTATTCCCCGGCACATCCATTCACTTGAAAATGCCGATCAATTGCACTTCATTGCAGCAAGGGGAGGGGTCGGCGAGGATATCGGATTGCAGGCGAACGTCATCGCCGCCTCCTTCGCAGAAGCAAGCGGGGGAACGTACAGCTCATTTTATTACCCTGAGTCGCTTAGCGTCGAAGCGCATGAAGTTTTCAAACGGGAGCCCACTGCTATCCAGATGGTGGAGCTCTACGAAAAAACGGATTGCGTCCTCCATGGAATCGGGGATGCACTCCGGATGGCGGACTTGCGGAACACCCCGGAGAACGAATGTCATCTTCTGCGTGAACAAGGGGCGAAAGGTGAAGCGTTCGGCTATTACTTTGATGATAAAGGCAAAGTCGTCCATCGAATCAGAACGGTTGGCATCCAGACGGAGCAACTGGAAAAGGTGCCGCTCATCATCGCTGTGGCAGGCGGAAAAAGCAAAGCGGAAGCAATCCTGTCTTATATGGCAGGCGCTCCCCGCCAGACGATCCTTGTCACCGATGAAGGGGCAGCACATGCGATGCTTGAAAAATTGGAAGGTTAA
- a CDS encoding glutaredoxin family protein → MHIQFYTKKGCHLCDEAESMMKLVQEDYPLTWSTIDIETDDESHEKYMLMIPVIEKDGEVLVYGSIGYVDLIDLFENR, encoded by the coding sequence ATGCATATTCAATTCTACACAAAAAAAGGCTGTCATTTATGTGACGAAGCAGAATCGATGATGAAGCTCGTTCAAGAGGATTATCCGTTAACATGGTCAACAATCGACATCGAGACCGACGATGAAAGCCATGAGAAATATATGTTGATGATTCCTGTCATTGAGAAAGACGGCGAAGTTCTAGTATACGGTTCCATAGGCTATGTCGACTTGATCGATCTATTCGAAAATAGATGA
- a CDS encoding TPM domain-containing protein translates to MIGRTFRCMIALCLSLMIMPAMALAADVPPWNFSDYYIQDHAGILSAEQKAELNRLGQQLNKATGAELAVLTLPSIGDEPVETFAVKALREYQLGKKDENNGALLVVTTIPNSDDDRHFEMSTGYGLEGALPDGKVTRIMDEVAVPYLKNEQPDLAIMEAYKSYYNEIAAEYGWNGEVAEVNTLAGQGGSGIGIPSPIIIFIIIYLLFRFMGGGRGGGGPGGRRRGRGGMIFFPGSFGGGGGGFGGGGFGGGGGGFSGGGGSGGGGGGGRSW, encoded by the coding sequence GTGATCGGTAGGACATTCCGATGCATGATCGCTCTATGTCTAAGTCTCATGATCATGCCGGCAATGGCGTTGGCAGCTGACGTCCCGCCATGGAATTTCTCGGATTACTATATTCAGGATCATGCGGGCATACTTTCCGCGGAACAGAAAGCCGAGCTGAACCGGTTAGGTCAACAGTTGAATAAGGCGACAGGTGCTGAGCTTGCGGTGTTGACGTTGCCGAGTATAGGTGATGAGCCTGTAGAAACATTTGCGGTAAAAGCGCTTAGGGAATATCAACTTGGAAAAAAGGATGAGAACAACGGTGCGCTACTTGTCGTGACAACCATTCCAAATTCGGATGATGACAGGCATTTCGAAATGTCGACCGGTTATGGCCTGGAGGGTGCATTGCCGGACGGGAAAGTCACTAGAATTATGGATGAAGTCGCGGTTCCGTATTTGAAAAATGAACAACCTGATTTAGCTATCATGGAAGCATACAAATCGTATTATAACGAAATTGCTGCTGAATATGGATGGAATGGGGAAGTCGCTGAAGTGAACACACTCGCTGGCCAAGGTGGTTCTGGTATCGGCATCCCTTCACCGATCATCATTTTCATCATCATTTATCTGCTCTTCCGCTTTATGGGAGGCGGTCGTGGTGGCGGCGGTCCCGGAGGTAGAAGAAGAGGAAGAGGTGGTATGATTTTCTTCCCTGGCTCCTTTGGCGGAGGCGGCGGTGGTTTCGGTGGTGGAGGCTTTGGCGGCGGAGGCGGTGGCTTCTCAGGAGGCGGCGGATCTGGCGGCGGAGGCGGAGGAGGCCGAAGTTGGTAA
- a CDS encoding LemA family protein, with product MKKILGPIAIIVVILVILGIMFVPSYNKFVNLEENVDESYAQVENQLQRRLDLIPNLVSTVKGYASHEKEVIADIADARARLAGARGPEEQAAADTELANALGRLLVVVENYPDLKANQNFTQLMDELAGTENRIGVARMDYNTVVADYNRQTKRFPGRLVASIFGFEQKEYFKADAAANEAPKVDFGDDSK from the coding sequence ATGAAAAAAATATTGGGGCCAATCGCAATCATTGTTGTCATTCTTGTTATCCTTGGCATCATGTTCGTGCCGAGCTATAACAAATTCGTCAACTTGGAAGAGAACGTCGATGAATCATATGCACAAGTTGAAAATCAATTGCAGCGCAGGCTCGATTTAATTCCCAACTTAGTGAGCACTGTGAAAGGATATGCTAGTCACGAGAAAGAAGTGATCGCTGATATAGCCGATGCACGGGCGAGACTTGCAGGAGCGAGAGGACCGGAGGAGCAGGCGGCTGCAGATACCGAGCTTGCGAATGCACTTGGCAGATTGCTCGTCGTTGTGGAAAATTACCCTGATTTGAAAGCGAATCAGAACTTTACACAATTGATGGATGAGCTTGCCGGAACAGAAAATCGGATTGGCGTCGCAAGAATGGACTATAACACTGTCGTAGCGGACTACAATAGGCAAACTAAGCGTTTTCCAGGTAGACTCGTCGCTTCGATATTCGGATTCGAACAGAAGGAATATTTCAAAGCGGATGCAGCTGCGAATGAAGCACCGAAAGTTGATTTCGGAGATGACAGTAAGTGA
- the clpP gene encoding ATP-dependent Clp endopeptidase proteolytic subunit ClpP, giving the protein MNLIPTVIEQTNRGERAYDIYSRLLKDRIIMLGSAIDDNVANSIVAQLLFLEAEDPEKDVSIYINSPGGSITAGMAIYDTMQFIKPDIQTICIGMAASMGSFLLTAGTKGKRYALPNAEVMIHQPLGGAQGQATEIEIAAKRILFLREKLNGILAERTGQPVDVIAKDTDRDNFMTAERAKEYGLIDHIITRSDMKELDAKK; this is encoded by the coding sequence ATGAATTTAATACCTACAGTTATTGAGCAAACGAACCGTGGAGAACGTGCTTATGATATCTACTCCCGTTTATTGAAAGACCGGATTATCATGCTGGGAAGCGCAATCGACGACAATGTCGCAAACTCGATTGTTGCACAATTGCTTTTCTTAGAAGCAGAAGATCCAGAGAAAGACGTATCGATTTACATCAATAGCCCGGGAGGCAGTATCACAGCGGGTATGGCGATCTACGATACAATGCAATTCATCAAGCCGGACATCCAAACAATCTGTATCGGTATGGCTGCATCTATGGGATCTTTCCTTTTGACAGCAGGAACAAAAGGGAAACGTTATGCGCTTCCTAACGCAGAAGTGATGATTCACCAACCACTTGGCGGAGCGCAAGGGCAAGCGACTGAAATTGAAATCGCTGCAAAACGCATTCTCTTCCTACGTGAGAAATTGAACGGAATTTTGGCAGAGCGCACGGGCCAACCTGTTGATGTAATCGCAAAAGACACAGACCGCGATAACTTCATGACAGCTGAACGTGCGAAGGAATACGGTCTAATCGACCACATCATCACACGCAGCGACATGAAAGAATTGGACGCGAAGAAATAA
- a CDS encoding HPr family phosphocarrier protein encodes MAEKLVEVKMKTGLQARQAALFVQEANRFTSDVFLKRDERQVNAKSIMGVMSLAIARGAEVTLIAEGVDEEQAIETLTALVEKEN; translated from the coding sequence ATGGCAGAAAAACTGGTTGAAGTGAAAATGAAGACAGGATTACAAGCACGGCAAGCTGCGCTTTTCGTACAAGAAGCTAATCGCTTCACGTCAGACGTCTTTTTGAAAAGGGATGAACGTCAAGTGAACGCGAAAAGCATCATGGGTGTCATGAGTTTGGCAATTGCGAGAGGTGCTGAAGTGACATTGATCGCAGAAGGCGTCGATGAAGAACAAGCAATTGAAACTCTTACAGCACTAGTTGAGAAGGAAAATTAA
- the whiA gene encoding DNA-binding protein WhiA yields the protein MSFASEVKKELTQIDSKECCVKAEIAAFIRMNGALSFSNKQLSLDVQTENAAIARRLYSNIKRLYPHKVELLVRKKMRLKKNNVYICRIRDGAKHLLEDLYILTGTFQFKNEIVEQLVKKKCCQRSYLRGAFLAGGSVNNPETSSYHLEIFSFYKEHSEALVDLMNKYHLNAKSIERKKGFIAYLKEAEKISDFLGLIGAHVSLMKFEDVRIIRDMRNSVNRLVNCETANMNKTIGAAQRQVENIKFIQSTIGLDQLPDRLQEIASLRIENQDVTLKELGEMVSGGTVSKSGVNHRLRKIEEIAENLRNGGIVSR from the coding sequence ATGTCTTTTGCATCTGAAGTGAAGAAGGAATTGACGCAAATCGATTCCAAGGAATGCTGTGTGAAAGCGGAAATCGCCGCCTTTATCAGGATGAACGGCGCCTTATCGTTTTCAAATAAACAATTGAGCCTCGACGTACAGACAGAAAATGCGGCGATCGCAAGAAGACTTTATTCAAACATCAAGCGATTGTATCCGCATAAAGTCGAGTTGCTCGTCCGAAAAAAAATGCGCCTGAAGAAGAACAATGTCTACATATGCAGAATCCGCGACGGAGCGAAGCATTTATTGGAAGACTTGTATATACTGACAGGAACCTTTCAATTTAAGAACGAGATTGTTGAGCAATTGGTGAAAAAGAAATGCTGCCAAAGATCCTATTTGCGTGGAGCGTTCCTCGCAGGCGGATCCGTAAACAATCCCGAAACTTCCTCCTATCATTTAGAGATTTTCTCTTTTTATAAAGAGCATAGCGAAGCATTAGTGGATTTGATGAACAAATACCACTTGAATGCAAAATCGATTGAACGGAAGAAAGGCTTCATTGCCTATTTGAAGGAAGCAGAGAAAATCTCGGACTTCCTAGGATTGATCGGTGCGCACGTATCCTTGATGAAATTCGAGGATGTCCGGATTATACGGGACATGCGGAACAGCGTCAACCGGCTTGTCAATTGTGAAACCGCCAATATGAATAAAACAATCGGTGCGGCACAACGGCAAGTGGAGAATATTAAATTCATCCAGAGCACAATTGGGCTGGATCAATTGCCTGATCGTTTACAAGAGATTGCGTCGCTGCGCATCGAAAATCAAGATGTCACGTTAAAAGAGCTTGGAGAAATGGTGAGCGGTGGCACGGTTAGCAAGTCCGGAGTGAATCATCGCCTTCGGAAAATCGAAGAAATTGCGGAAAATCTTCGCAACGGAGGAATTGTAAGCCGTTGA
- a CDS encoding gluconeogenesis factor YvcK family protein — translation MLQSGKKKKIVVFGGGTGLSTLLRGLKAYPVDLTAIVTVADDGGSSGRLLDQYNIPPPGDIRQVMAALSDVEPLIEKMFQYRFSNSDDLKGHSLGNLMLAALTDITGDFARAVEKMGRVLNIKGKVLPAANQKITLHAELDDGTIVTGESKIPVYGRKIRKVYVSPQEVEPLPETVEVIKEADLIIFGPGSLYTSILPTILVSDIRNAVLASNAKKVYINNLTTQEGETYQYTASEHVKALYDHAGSQFIDTVLLNKTDFQTLFNGDAPSDIQLPVENDIEALQLLVPTIVLGDFSTVAEGRIIHDAGKVASWIMGYMEGTIVSEET, via the coding sequence ATGCTGCAATCCGGGAAAAAGAAAAAAATTGTCGTGTTTGGCGGCGGGACCGGATTGTCCACGTTGCTTCGGGGATTAAAGGCCTATCCAGTCGATCTCACCGCGATCGTTACGGTCGCGGACGACGGAGGCAGCTCCGGAAGGCTGTTGGATCAATACAATATCCCGCCGCCCGGAGATATCCGTCAAGTGATGGCAGCGCTTTCAGATGTCGAGCCGTTGATTGAGAAAATGTTCCAATATCGATTTTCCAACTCGGACGATTTGAAAGGGCACTCCCTAGGCAACCTCATGCTTGCCGCCCTGACGGACATTACAGGAGATTTTGCACGCGCTGTAGAAAAAATGGGTCGTGTTTTGAATATTAAGGGAAAAGTGTTGCCAGCTGCAAACCAAAAGATCACCTTGCATGCGGAGCTCGATGATGGCACAATTGTAACCGGTGAGTCTAAAATCCCGGTGTATGGACGCAAAATCCGGAAAGTCTATGTGTCTCCCCAAGAGGTCGAACCTTTGCCGGAAACGGTAGAGGTCATCAAAGAGGCGGACTTGATCATTTTTGGACCTGGGAGCTTATATACGAGCATTTTGCCGACGATACTTGTAAGTGACATCCGTAATGCCGTCCTTGCATCCAACGCGAAGAAAGTATACATCAATAACTTGACGACGCAGGAAGGCGAAACGTACCAATACACGGCATCCGAGCATGTAAAGGCGTTATATGATCATGCAGGCAGTCAATTCATTGACACAGTGTTATTGAACAAGACGGATTTCCAGACGTTATTTAACGGGGATGCGCCGTCAGATATCCAGCTTCCCGTAGAAAATGACATCGAAGCATTGCAATTGCTCGTCCCGACAATCGTCTTAGGGGACTTTTCGACTGTTGCAGAGGGAAGAATCATACATGATGCAGGTAAAGTTGCATCTTGGATCATGGGTTATATGGAAGGTACAATCGTTAGCGAGGAGACCTGA
- the rapZ gene encoding RNase adapter RapZ produces MENELPNSDVELVIITGMSGAGKTVAMQSFEDLGFYCIDNLPPELLVTFLDLMMKSENKMRRIAAVMDTRGGDLFDALIGALDNLLKMEGVSTKLLFLDADDETLVRRYKETRRSHPLAEGGLPLTGIRKERNLLSELRGRARSIYNTSKLKPRELREKIMSEFSSTGDTSFTLNFISFGFKHGMPIDADVVFDVRFLPNPYYIEDLKPLTGLQKEVYEYVLKWNDTQVLIEKLTDLFKFIIPQYKNEGKSQVVVAFGCTGGQHRSVSLAEYFGNRFKEEYKTLITHRDVEKRKG; encoded by the coding sequence ATGGAGAATGAATTGCCGAACAGCGATGTCGAATTAGTTATCATCACTGGTATGTCAGGGGCCGGGAAAACAGTTGCCATGCAGAGTTTCGAAGACCTTGGGTTCTATTGCATCGATAATTTGCCTCCTGAGCTGCTCGTCACTTTTCTGGATTTGATGATGAAATCCGAAAACAAGATGAGGCGGATTGCTGCTGTCATGGATACACGAGGGGGCGACCTGTTTGACGCCTTAATCGGGGCATTAGATAACTTGCTGAAAATGGAAGGCGTATCCACAAAGCTGCTCTTCTTGGATGCAGATGATGAGACGCTCGTCAGGCGGTACAAGGAAACGAGAAGGTCCCATCCACTTGCAGAAGGCGGACTGCCGCTCACAGGCATCCGCAAGGAACGGAATCTCTTATCTGAACTGAGAGGCCGTGCCCGTTCCATCTACAACACATCCAAATTGAAGCCGAGGGAGTTAAGGGAAAAGATCATGTCGGAATTCTCCTCTACGGGAGACACCTCATTCACCCTGAACTTCATTTCTTTCGGTTTCAAGCATGGCATGCCGATTGATGCTGACGTCGTCTTTGACGTTCGTTTTTTACCGAACCCCTATTACATCGAAGACCTGAAACCGTTGACCGGTTTACAGAAAGAAGTATATGAGTATGTGTTAAAATGGAATGATACACAAGTGCTGATCGAAAAATTGACAGATCTGTTCAAATTCATTATTCCTCAATATAAGAATGAAGGAAAATCCCAAGTGGTTGTCGCCTTCGGATGCACGGGCGGCCAACATCGGTCCGTGTCGCTGGCGGAATACTTCGGAAACCGTTTTAAAGAAGAGTACAAGACGTTGATTACCCATCGGGATGTAGAGAAGAGAAAGGGTTGA
- a CDS encoding NUDIX domain-containing protein — protein MQRIANLLVVKDNQVLLLKKPRRDWYVAPGGKMDPGESIYDAAIREFEEETGATPVQPHIKGIYTMMIVDKETKELQNEWMLYTFVARDLLGTPYESNREGLLEWHPVESLKTLPMAEGDRTNLLFAVSQMGVQYGTFYYTEEFELLDEHIQKSMEGDQD, from the coding sequence ATGCAGAGAATCGCAAATTTATTAGTAGTAAAAGACAACCAAGTGCTTTTATTGAAAAAACCGAGACGGGACTGGTACGTGGCGCCGGGTGGCAAGATGGATCCGGGTGAATCGATTTACGACGCCGCCATCCGGGAGTTCGAGGAAGAAACCGGAGCAACCCCCGTCCAACCGCATATTAAAGGCATCTACACAATGATGATTGTAGATAAAGAAACAAAAGAATTGCAGAACGAATGGATGCTGTACACGTTCGTTGCGCGGGATCTACTAGGTACGCCTTATGAATCGAACAGGGAAGGCCTGCTCGAATGGCATCCTGTCGAAAGCCTGAAGACACTTCCGATGGCGGAGGGAGACCGGACGAATTTATTATTTGCAGTCTCCCAAATGGGCGTGCAATATGGTACATTCTATTATACAGAAGAGTTTGAACTGTTGGATGAACACATACAAAAATCAATGGAAGGTGACCAGGATTAA
- the trxB gene encoding thioredoxin-disulfide reductase, with the protein MTTEKIYDVIIIGAGPAGMTAAVYTSRGSLSTLMLERGIPGGQMANTEEIENYPGFETILGPDLSTKMFEHAKAFGAEYAYGDVTEIIDEGNVKIIKAGKKEYKARAIIITTGAEYRKMGVPGEKELTGRGVSYCAVCDGAFFKGREIVVIGGGDSAVEEGGYLTRFANKVTIIHRRDELRAQKILQDRAFANDKIDFIWNSTVKQVNEKDGKIGSVTLVSTVDGTETVMDTEGMFVYIGMDPLTAPFKSLGILDDHGYIVTNEEMETSVPGIYAAGDVRQKTLRQVVTATGDGSIAAQACQKYIEELEEKMAAEV; encoded by the coding sequence ATGACTACCGAGAAAATATACGACGTCATCATCATTGGTGCAGGTCCGGCTGGAATGACTGCTGCGGTTTACACGTCCAGAGGGAGTCTATCGACGTTAATGTTGGAGCGCGGCATCCCGGGCGGCCAAATGGCAAACACGGAAGAGATTGAGAACTATCCGGGATTTGAGACGATCCTCGGTCCCGACCTTTCGACAAAAATGTTTGAACATGCGAAAGCTTTCGGTGCGGAATATGCCTATGGCGACGTAACCGAAATTATAGATGAAGGCAATGTGAAAATCATTAAAGCTGGCAAGAAAGAATATAAAGCTCGAGCCATTATCATTACAACAGGCGCCGAGTATAGAAAAATGGGCGTACCGGGCGAGAAGGAACTGACTGGCCGTGGCGTCAGCTATTGCGCAGTTTGTGACGGAGCCTTCTTTAAAGGTAGAGAAATCGTCGTCATCGGCGGCGGTGATTCCGCAGTCGAAGAAGGTGGATACTTGACGCGCTTTGCAAATAAAGTGACGATCATTCACCGACGCGACGAACTTCGCGCACAGAAAATCCTTCAAGACCGTGCGTTTGCAAACGACAAGATCGACTTCATCTGGAATTCGACTGTCAAGCAAGTGAACGAAAAAGATGGAAAAATCGGCTCAGTGACACTCGTCTCTACAGTGGACGGCACTGAAACGGTTATGGATACGGAAGGCATGTTCGTCTATATCGGCATGGATCCGTTGACAGCCCCATTCAAAAGCTTAGGCATCTTGGATGATCACGGCTATATCGTAACGAACGAAGAAATGGAAACGTCAGTGCCTGGCATCTACGCAGCCGGCGACGTCCGCCAAAAAACGCTTCGCCAAGTCGTCACAGCTACTGGAGACGGCAGCATCGCAGCACAAGCATGCCAGAAATACATCGAAGAACTCGAAGAAAAAATGGCTGCTGAAGTTTGA
- a CDS encoding tetratricopeptide repeat protein, translating to MDKKYRNIDKKVISFIPDGEFYYQKGVKAMQRERFDDAHRYLQRAVELSPNDPLILMQYGILIMEEGMFEEAYEILAAAHGLDPEEEDIIFYLAEVHAHLGLLRDAKIYAEKYIALAPDGPLADDSMEIIDFAEQEEGFFSEEEIPDGEVYFLQEKARRLMEDGGFEEAIEILESIIVDYPDFWAAHNNLALAYFYIGKIEPAKELLSDVLNKDKGNLHALCNLAVFYYYEKDKEDLDAMLELLMKIKPYQFVHRYKLGATFALVGKHKEAYGWLRSLQKRGFEGDAGFYFWLAHSAYFSGQEQAAKESYAKLVELDPTKAGFEPWKDVHPSAKPESYEQDREFLLSKITNKYRSERLLGFYLLGKSAHKQEIISHPTYIDLDKLSVIEQLFLAHSLDYEFTTENEFDHSFMRALETTELLYEKYKPLERQGTHLFQMWFTLCEVGLMRSYPFRNPAALAAAADYMFQSSRYKGVTKKSIATNYGISVPTLTKYVSELIEFLPQFNV from the coding sequence TTGGACAAAAAGTATAGGAACATAGATAAGAAAGTCATTTCTTTTATCCCTGACGGTGAATTCTACTATCAGAAAGGCGTTAAAGCTATGCAGCGGGAACGCTTTGATGATGCCCATAGATACTTGCAACGGGCGGTTGAACTAAGTCCGAATGATCCACTCATCCTTATGCAATACGGCATTCTCATCATGGAAGAAGGCATGTTTGAAGAAGCGTATGAAATTTTGGCGGCAGCGCATGGCCTTGATCCGGAAGAAGAGGACATCATCTTTTATTTGGCGGAAGTCCATGCTCATCTGGGTCTTCTTCGTGATGCGAAGATTTATGCAGAAAAGTATATCGCACTTGCCCCTGATGGACCTCTGGCCGATGATTCGATGGAAATCATCGATTTTGCAGAGCAGGAGGAAGGCTTTTTCAGTGAAGAGGAAATACCGGATGGTGAAGTGTATTTTCTTCAGGAGAAAGCAAGAAGACTGATGGAGGATGGCGGATTTGAAGAGGCAATAGAAATTTTGGAGTCGATCATCGTCGATTATCCTGATTTTTGGGCCGCTCATAATAACCTTGCACTCGCCTACTTTTATATCGGCAAAATCGAGCCTGCAAAGGAATTGCTATCTGACGTGCTTAATAAAGACAAAGGGAATCTGCATGCATTGTGCAATCTCGCCGTCTTTTATTATTATGAGAAAGATAAAGAGGACTTGGACGCAATGCTCGAGCTCCTCATGAAAATAAAACCCTATCAATTTGTGCACCGCTATAAATTAGGGGCTACATTTGCGTTGGTCGGCAAGCATAAGGAAGCGTACGGTTGGCTGAGAAGTTTGCAAAAACGGGGCTTTGAAGGGGATGCAGGCTTTTACTTCTGGCTAGCACATTCCGCTTATTTTTCAGGCCAGGAACAAGCAGCAAAGGAATCGTATGCAAAACTTGTTGAACTGGATCCGACCAAGGCCGGCTTTGAACCATGGAAAGACGTGCATCCGTCGGCTAAACCGGAGTCCTATGAACAGGACCGTGAATTTTTATTAAGCAAAATTACGAATAAATATAGAAGTGAAAGACTGTTAGGGTTTTATTTATTAGGGAAATCGGCACATAAACAGGAGATTATCTCACATCCTACGTATATCGATCTCGATAAACTGAGTGTCATTGAGCAATTGTTTTTGGCGCACAGTCTCGACTATGAATTCACGACGGAAAATGAGTTTGATCATTCCTTCATGCGCGCGTTGGAAACGACGGAATTGCTTTATGAAAAGTATAAGCCGTTAGAGCGGCAAGGGACCCATCTATTTCAAATGTGGTTCACTCTTTGTGAAGTAGGTCTCATGCGTTCCTATCCATTCAGGAATCCCGCAGCATTGGCGGCAGCAGCAGATTATATGTTCCAATCTTCCCGATATAAAGGGGTCACAAAAAAATCCATAGCCACAAATTACGGCATATCTGTGCCGACATTAACGAAATATGTCAGCGAGCTGATCGAGTTTTTGCCTCAGTTCAATGTGTAA